One Mercurialis annua linkage group LG3, ddMerAnnu1.2, whole genome shotgun sequence DNA window includes the following coding sequences:
- the LOC126673112 gene encoding protein DETOXIFICATION 16-like isoform X3, with the protein MDQEELSRSSSTPLIVSYGGGGECDENNVVNKFYSKAEIITELKKQMRLAGPLIAVSFFQYSLQMISVMFVGHLGELSLAGASMATSFAGVTGFCFLQGMGSALETFTGQAYGAKQYHMLGVHLQRAIIVLVLITIPISFLWAYSGHIFTIFGLDMEISNYAQIYILWLIPTVLPFGILQCLVRFLQAQKLVLPLLIGTGISSLMHIVLCWTLIFRFGFGHKGAALSIAISYWINVLFLAMYIKFSPACEKTWIGFSKAGRENLLDFIKLGIPSALMICVEFWSYESLVLMSGLLPNPKLETSMMSISLNTSSLVFRIPFGLASVVSTRVSNELGAGKPQSARLAVHVVIWLVVIEGVLLSLSAVAVRNIWGYLFTKELEVVTYLAYVMPILAASNFIDGIQGVLSE; encoded by the exons ATGGACCAGGAAGAGCTCTCTAGATCTTCATCTACTCCTCTAATAGTAAGCTACGGAGGTGGTGGTGAATGCGATGAGAATAATGTCGTCAACAAATTTTACTCAAAAGCAGAGATTATAACAGAATTGAAGAAGCAAATGAGGTTGGCCGGACCTTTAATTGCTGTTAGTTTCTTTCAGTATAGTTTACAGATGATATCAGTTATGTTCGTTGGCCATCTCGGTGAGCTTTCTCTCGCCGGCGCTTCAATGGCTACTTCCTTTGCCGGAGTTACTGGTTTCTGTTTTCTG CAGGGAATGGGAAGTGCATTAGAAACATTTACTGGACAAGCCTACGGAGCAAAACAATATCATATGCTGGGCGTACACTTGCAGAGAGCTATTATTGTTCTTGTACTTATCACCATTCCCATTTCATTTCTTTGGGCTTATTCTGGGCATATTTTCACGATCTTTGGACTAGACATGGAAATTTCAAATTACGCTCAAATTTACATCTTGTGGTTAATCCCTACCGTTCTTCCTTTCGGTATCCTTCAATGCCTAGTTAGATTCTTACAGGCACAAAAGCTTGTGCTTCCTCTGTTGATTGGTACAGGAATTAGTAGTTTAATGCATATTGTTCTGTGTTGGACGCTCATATTCAGATTTGGCTTTGGCCATAAAGGAGCCGCTCTGTCCATCGCCATTAGTTATTGGATCAATGTGTTGTTTTTGGCAATGTATATTAAGTTTTCGCCAGCATGCGAGAagacttggattggtttctccAAGGCTGGCAGGGAAAATCTTCTTGATTTTATAAAACTTGGAATACCTTCAGCTCTTATGATCTG TGTGGAATTCTGGTCATATGAATCACTGGTTCTGATGTCAGGTCTTCTTCCCAATCCAAAGCTAGAAACATCAATGATGTCAATCAG TCTCAATACAAGCTCGTTGGTCTTCAGGATCCCGTTTGGTTTGGCAAGTGTTGTTAG CACGAGAGTGTCGAATGAATTAGGTGCAGGAAAACCTCAATCTGCACGCCTCGCAGTTCATGTAGTGATATGGTTGGTAGTTATAGAGGGAGTTTTGTTAAGCCTATCTGCAGTTGCAGTTCGAAACATATGGGGTTACTTGTTCACCAAGGAACTAGAAGTTGTCACATACTTAGCTTATGTAATGCCAATACTTGCAGCATCCAACTTTATTGACGGAATTCAGGGCGTTCTTTCAG aataG
- the LOC126673112 gene encoding protein DETOXIFICATION 16-like isoform X2, translated as MDQEELSRSSSTPLIVSYGGGGECDENNVVNKFYSKAEIITELKKQMRLAGPLIAVSFFQYSLQMISVMFVGHLGELSLAGASMATSFAGVTGFCFLGMGSALETFTGQAYGAKQYHMLGVHLQRAIIVLVLITIPISFLWAYSGHIFTIFGLDMEISNYAQIYILWLIPTVLPFGILQCLVRFLQAQKLVLPLLIGTGISSLMHIVLCWTLIFRFGFGHKGAALSIAISYWINVLFLAMYIKFSPACEKTWIGFSKAGRENLLDFIKLGIPSALMICVEFWSYESLVLMSGLLPNPKLETSMMSISLNTSSLVFRIPFGLASVVSTRVSNELGAGKPQSARLAVHVVIWLVVIEGVLLSLSAVAVRNIWGYLFTKELEVVTYLAYVMPILAASNFIDGIQGVLSGVARGCGWQKIGAYVNLGAYYLAGVPCAIVLAFVFHFGGKGLWMGIITGSSLQAFLLLVITMHTNWEIEAKMTRDRVYASNIRSNESDTPTLL; from the exons ATGGACCAGGAAGAGCTCTCTAGATCTTCATCTACTCCTCTAATAGTAAGCTACGGAGGTGGTGGTGAATGCGATGAGAATAATGTCGTCAACAAATTTTACTCAAAAGCAGAGATTATAACAGAATTGAAGAAGCAAATGAGGTTGGCCGGACCTTTAATTGCTGTTAGTTTCTTTCAGTATAGTTTACAGATGATATCAGTTATGTTCGTTGGCCATCTCGGTGAGCTTTCTCTCGCCGGCGCTTCAATGGCTACTTCCTTTGCCGGAGTTACTGGTTTCTGTTTTCTG GGAATGGGAAGTGCATTAGAAACATTTACTGGACAAGCCTACGGAGCAAAACAATATCATATGCTGGGCGTACACTTGCAGAGAGCTATTATTGTTCTTGTACTTATCACCATTCCCATTTCATTTCTTTGGGCTTATTCTGGGCATATTTTCACGATCTTTGGACTAGACATGGAAATTTCAAATTACGCTCAAATTTACATCTTGTGGTTAATCCCTACCGTTCTTCCTTTCGGTATCCTTCAATGCCTAGTTAGATTCTTACAGGCACAAAAGCTTGTGCTTCCTCTGTTGATTGGTACAGGAATTAGTAGTTTAATGCATATTGTTCTGTGTTGGACGCTCATATTCAGATTTGGCTTTGGCCATAAAGGAGCCGCTCTGTCCATCGCCATTAGTTATTGGATCAATGTGTTGTTTTTGGCAATGTATATTAAGTTTTCGCCAGCATGCGAGAagacttggattggtttctccAAGGCTGGCAGGGAAAATCTTCTTGATTTTATAAAACTTGGAATACCTTCAGCTCTTATGATCTG TGTGGAATTCTGGTCATATGAATCACTGGTTCTGATGTCAGGTCTTCTTCCCAATCCAAAGCTAGAAACATCAATGATGTCAATCAG TCTCAATACAAGCTCGTTGGTCTTCAGGATCCCGTTTGGTTTGGCAAGTGTTGTTAG CACGAGAGTGTCGAATGAATTAGGTGCAGGAAAACCTCAATCTGCACGCCTCGCAGTTCATGTAGTGATATGGTTGGTAGTTATAGAGGGAGTTTTGTTAAGCCTATCTGCAGTTGCAGTTCGAAACATATGGGGTTACTTGTTCACCAAGGAACTAGAAGTTGTCACATACTTAGCTTATGTAATGCCAATACTTGCAGCATCCAACTTTATTGACGGAATTCAGGGCGTTCTTTCAG GCGTTGCGAGAGGATGTGGCTGGCAAAAAATTGGAGCTTATGTGAATTTAGGAGCTTATTACCTTGCCGGTGTCCCTTGTGCTATAGTTTTAgcttttgtttttcattttggaGGAAAg GGACTATGGATGGGAATAATTACTGGAAGTTCCCTTCAGGCATTTTTGCTATTAGTGATTACGATGCACACAAATTGGGAGATAGAA GCCAAAATGACAAGAGATAGAGTTTATGCTTCCAACATCCGAAGCAATGAGAGTGACACACCCACTTTACTATAG
- the LOC126673112 gene encoding protein DETOXIFICATION 16-like isoform X1: MDQEELSRSSSTPLIVSYGGGGECDENNVVNKFYSKAEIITELKKQMRLAGPLIAVSFFQYSLQMISVMFVGHLGELSLAGASMATSFAGVTGFCFLQGMGSALETFTGQAYGAKQYHMLGVHLQRAIIVLVLITIPISFLWAYSGHIFTIFGLDMEISNYAQIYILWLIPTVLPFGILQCLVRFLQAQKLVLPLLIGTGISSLMHIVLCWTLIFRFGFGHKGAALSIAISYWINVLFLAMYIKFSPACEKTWIGFSKAGRENLLDFIKLGIPSALMICVEFWSYESLVLMSGLLPNPKLETSMMSISLNTSSLVFRIPFGLASVVSTRVSNELGAGKPQSARLAVHVVIWLVVIEGVLLSLSAVAVRNIWGYLFTKELEVVTYLAYVMPILAASNFIDGIQGVLSGVARGCGWQKIGAYVNLGAYYLAGVPCAIVLAFVFHFGGKGLWMGIITGSSLQAFLLLVITMHTNWEIEAKMTRDRVYASNIRSNESDTPTLL; the protein is encoded by the exons ATGGACCAGGAAGAGCTCTCTAGATCTTCATCTACTCCTCTAATAGTAAGCTACGGAGGTGGTGGTGAATGCGATGAGAATAATGTCGTCAACAAATTTTACTCAAAAGCAGAGATTATAACAGAATTGAAGAAGCAAATGAGGTTGGCCGGACCTTTAATTGCTGTTAGTTTCTTTCAGTATAGTTTACAGATGATATCAGTTATGTTCGTTGGCCATCTCGGTGAGCTTTCTCTCGCCGGCGCTTCAATGGCTACTTCCTTTGCCGGAGTTACTGGTTTCTGTTTTCTG CAGGGAATGGGAAGTGCATTAGAAACATTTACTGGACAAGCCTACGGAGCAAAACAATATCATATGCTGGGCGTACACTTGCAGAGAGCTATTATTGTTCTTGTACTTATCACCATTCCCATTTCATTTCTTTGGGCTTATTCTGGGCATATTTTCACGATCTTTGGACTAGACATGGAAATTTCAAATTACGCTCAAATTTACATCTTGTGGTTAATCCCTACCGTTCTTCCTTTCGGTATCCTTCAATGCCTAGTTAGATTCTTACAGGCACAAAAGCTTGTGCTTCCTCTGTTGATTGGTACAGGAATTAGTAGTTTAATGCATATTGTTCTGTGTTGGACGCTCATATTCAGATTTGGCTTTGGCCATAAAGGAGCCGCTCTGTCCATCGCCATTAGTTATTGGATCAATGTGTTGTTTTTGGCAATGTATATTAAGTTTTCGCCAGCATGCGAGAagacttggattggtttctccAAGGCTGGCAGGGAAAATCTTCTTGATTTTATAAAACTTGGAATACCTTCAGCTCTTATGATCTG TGTGGAATTCTGGTCATATGAATCACTGGTTCTGATGTCAGGTCTTCTTCCCAATCCAAAGCTAGAAACATCAATGATGTCAATCAG TCTCAATACAAGCTCGTTGGTCTTCAGGATCCCGTTTGGTTTGGCAAGTGTTGTTAG CACGAGAGTGTCGAATGAATTAGGTGCAGGAAAACCTCAATCTGCACGCCTCGCAGTTCATGTAGTGATATGGTTGGTAGTTATAGAGGGAGTTTTGTTAAGCCTATCTGCAGTTGCAGTTCGAAACATATGGGGTTACTTGTTCACCAAGGAACTAGAAGTTGTCACATACTTAGCTTATGTAATGCCAATACTTGCAGCATCCAACTTTATTGACGGAATTCAGGGCGTTCTTTCAG GCGTTGCGAGAGGATGTGGCTGGCAAAAAATTGGAGCTTATGTGAATTTAGGAGCTTATTACCTTGCCGGTGTCCCTTGTGCTATAGTTTTAgcttttgtttttcattttggaGGAAAg GGACTATGGATGGGAATAATTACTGGAAGTTCCCTTCAGGCATTTTTGCTATTAGTGATTACGATGCACACAAATTGGGAGATAGAA GCCAAAATGACAAGAGATAGAGTTTATGCTTCCAACATCCGAAGCAATGAGAGTGACACACCCACTTTACTATAG
- the LOC126673112 gene encoding protein DETOXIFICATION 16-like isoform X4, translated as MGSALETFTGQAYGAKQYHMLGVHLQRAIIVLVLITIPISFLWAYSGHIFTIFGLDMEISNYAQIYILWLIPTVLPFGILQCLVRFLQAQKLVLPLLIGTGISSLMHIVLCWTLIFRFGFGHKGAALSIAISYWINVLFLAMYIKFSPACEKTWIGFSKAGRENLLDFIKLGIPSALMICVEFWSYESLVLMSGLLPNPKLETSMMSISLNTSSLVFRIPFGLASVVSTRVSNELGAGKPQSARLAVHVVIWLVVIEGVLLSLSAVAVRNIWGYLFTKELEVVTYLAYVMPILAASNFIDGIQGVLSGVARGCGWQKIGAYVNLGAYYLAGVPCAIVLAFVFHFGGKGLWMGIITGSSLQAFLLLVITMHTNWEIEAKMTRDRVYASNIRSNESDTPTLL; from the exons ATGGGAAGTGCATTAGAAACATTTACTGGACAAGCCTACGGAGCAAAACAATATCATATGCTGGGCGTACACTTGCAGAGAGCTATTATTGTTCTTGTACTTATCACCATTCCCATTTCATTTCTTTGGGCTTATTCTGGGCATATTTTCACGATCTTTGGACTAGACATGGAAATTTCAAATTACGCTCAAATTTACATCTTGTGGTTAATCCCTACCGTTCTTCCTTTCGGTATCCTTCAATGCCTAGTTAGATTCTTACAGGCACAAAAGCTTGTGCTTCCTCTGTTGATTGGTACAGGAATTAGTAGTTTAATGCATATTGTTCTGTGTTGGACGCTCATATTCAGATTTGGCTTTGGCCATAAAGGAGCCGCTCTGTCCATCGCCATTAGTTATTGGATCAATGTGTTGTTTTTGGCAATGTATATTAAGTTTTCGCCAGCATGCGAGAagacttggattggtttctccAAGGCTGGCAGGGAAAATCTTCTTGATTTTATAAAACTTGGAATACCTTCAGCTCTTATGATCTG TGTGGAATTCTGGTCATATGAATCACTGGTTCTGATGTCAGGTCTTCTTCCCAATCCAAAGCTAGAAACATCAATGATGTCAATCAG TCTCAATACAAGCTCGTTGGTCTTCAGGATCCCGTTTGGTTTGGCAAGTGTTGTTAG CACGAGAGTGTCGAATGAATTAGGTGCAGGAAAACCTCAATCTGCACGCCTCGCAGTTCATGTAGTGATATGGTTGGTAGTTATAGAGGGAGTTTTGTTAAGCCTATCTGCAGTTGCAGTTCGAAACATATGGGGTTACTTGTTCACCAAGGAACTAGAAGTTGTCACATACTTAGCTTATGTAATGCCAATACTTGCAGCATCCAACTTTATTGACGGAATTCAGGGCGTTCTTTCAG GCGTTGCGAGAGGATGTGGCTGGCAAAAAATTGGAGCTTATGTGAATTTAGGAGCTTATTACCTTGCCGGTGTCCCTTGTGCTATAGTTTTAgcttttgtttttcattttggaGGAAAg GGACTATGGATGGGAATAATTACTGGAAGTTCCCTTCAGGCATTTTTGCTATTAGTGATTACGATGCACACAAATTGGGAGATAGAA GCCAAAATGACAAGAGATAGAGTTTATGCTTCCAACATCCGAAGCAATGAGAGTGACACACCCACTTTACTATAG
- the LOC126673918 gene encoding protein JOKA2, whose protein sequence is MEFMLNHNMVIKAKYGDTLRRFSVPINRNGQLHLDMAGLRGKILGLFDFALDTEIVLTYIDEDEDVVTLVNDDDLVDIMKQRLKCVKIDVQLKEDKFAKSSSGASTPMRASPVPLCSLDPGAAEVLKSLPEPFRGVLTKLSTELAKKASSSNPAVAEVVDCLSKLLNPTQRSGAGASSSTNGGVGNPTASGVPETAQEANAAKGVSSAPFRPIPSPFDLPLHTNSVPPPHIRPFNVDNLKESMRRNMKGSVRQPIYYGAPFNTFNSMKPFGGECPISGMPMTSNTFPSSLPFPQGYCPGDSTLGMFHKGVQCDGCGVLPITGPRYKSKVREDFDLCSVCFVQMGNEADYNKMDRPVPYRHPRKGLADPVMKQSVLNAFRANKLDSRFILDVNVFDGTMMAASTPFTKIWRLRNCGRIAWPQGSRLLWIGGDKISEASCAEIDICSSGFPVDGELDIAVDFVAPKLSGRYLSYWRMADPSGVKFGQRVWVLINVVDSMKDPASDGVQGFNLNMPPECSGTKSPEIVNMNGQPARHIGIDRYTTPPTVFVPMKPEVDAELPEKEQELNFPINNSLLVGDGLSAPASSMASPSMSSPVASPSVSSPVASPCISYPVVDLSEAGPSEAVAAVDIPTSSEEADNLHIETTLLKELEEMGFRQIDLNKEILRSNEYNLEQSVDELCGVSEWDPILEELQEMGFENDEMNRKLLKKNNGSIKGVVMDLLTGGEKA, encoded by the exons ATGGAGTTCATGTTGAATCATAATATGGTGATCAAG GCTAAGTATGGTGATACATTAAGGCGGTTTAGTGTTCCGATTAACCGGAATGGGCAGCTTCATCTTGACATGGCTGGACTAAGGGGAAAAATCCTTGGTCTTTTTGATTTCGCTCTTGATACTGAGATTGTTTTAACTTATATTGATGAAGATGAGGATGTGGTAACGCTTGTTAATGATGATGACTTAGTTGACATTATGAAGCAGCGTTTGAAATGTGTGAAGATCGATGTACAGCTTAAGGAGGATAAGTTTGCTAAGTCGTCGAGTGGAGCTTCAACACCTATGAGAGCTTCTCCAGTTCCATTGTGTAGTTTAGATCCTGGTGCTGCTGAGGTTTTGAAATCTCTACCGGAGCCTTTTCGTGGGGTTCTTACTAAGTTATCGACTGAGTTGGCTAAGAAGGCCTCTAGTTCTAATCCTGCGGTGGCTGAGGTTGTGGACTGTTTGTCGAAACTGTTGAATCCAACTCAGCGGTCTGGTGCTGGTGCTAGCTCAAGCACCAATGGAGGTGTGGGAAATCCAACGGCTTCAGGTGTGCCTGAGACTGCCCAGGAGGCTAATGCCGCTAAAGGTGTTAGTTCGGCGCCTTTTCGGCCTATCCCATCCCCTTTTGATTTGCCTTTGCATACAAACTCTGTACCTCCACCTCACATTAGACCATTTAACGTTGATAACTTAAAAGAAAGTATGAGAAGAAATATGAAAGGGAGTGTTCGTCAACCCATTTACTACGGCGCACCCTTTAATACTTTTAATTCAATGAAGCCGTTTGGCGGTGAATGCCCAATTAGTGGAATGCCTATGACGAGCAACACATTTCCTTCATCTCTCCCATTTCCTCAGGGATATTGTCCCGGTGATTCTACGCTTGGGATGTTTCATAAAGGTGTTCAATGTGATGGTTGTGGAGTTCTCCCAATTACTGGACCGCGATACAAGTCCAAAGT taGAGAAGATTTTGATCTTTGCAGCGTCTGCTTTGTACAAATGGGCAATGAAGCTGACTACAATAAGATGGACAGGCCAGTGCCTTATCGACATCCAAGGAAGGGGCTTGCTGATCCT GTCATGAAACAGTCTGTTCTGAACGCATTCCGGGCTAATAAGCTAGACAGCCGCTTTATTTTGGATGTGAATGTATTTGATGGCACTATGATGGCTGCATCAACTCCATTTACCAAGATTTGGCGGTTGCGTAATTGTGGCCGCATTGCCTGGCCTCAGGGATCCCGGTTATTGTGGATTGGGGGAGACAAAATCAGCGAGGCATCTTGTGCAGAAATAGAT ATTTGTTCAAGTGGTTTTCCTGTGGATGGGGAACTTGATATTGCGGTTGATTTTGTTGCTCCAAAATTAAGTGGTCGATATCTTTCATACTGGAGGATGGCAGACCCATCAGGTGTAAAATTTGGGCAACGTGTCTGGGTTCTTATCAAT GTTGTTGATTCCATGAAAGACCCAGCTTCTGATGGAGTTCAAGGTTTTAATTTGAATATGCCACCCGAATGCTCTGGCACCAAATCCCCTGAAATCGTTAATATGAATGGTCAGCCAGCTAGGCACATTGGAATTGATCGTTATACTACCCCTCCCACAGTGTTTGTTCCAATGAAGCCTGAGGTGGATGCTGAATTGCCAGAGAAGGAGCAGGAGCTTAACTTTCCCATAAACAACTCTCTGTTAGTTGGCGATGGTCTGTCTGCCCCTGCTTCTTCCATGGCGTCCCCTTCTATGTCATCTCCAGTGGCCTCCCCTTCTGTGTCATCTCCCGTGGCTTCCCCTTGTATCTCATATCCTGTTGTAGACTTGTCTGAAGCAGGGCCCTCTGAAGCTGTTGCTGCAGTGGATATCCCAACTTCATCTGAAGAGGCTGATAACCTTCATATTGAGACGACTCTTCTCAAAGAACTTGAGGAGATGGGCTTTAGGCAGATCGATTTGAACAAGGAGATCCTGAGGAGCAATGAGTACAACTTGGAGCAATCAGTGGACGAACTCTGTGGTGTTTCCGAGTGGGATCCAATTCTCGAAGAGTTGCAGGAGATG GGTTTTGAGAATGATGAAATGAACAGGAAGCTGCTTAAGAAGAACAACGGAAGCATCAAGGGTGTAGTGATGGATCTCCTTACAGGCGGAGAGAAGGCTTGA
- the LOC126673920 gene encoding serine/threonine-protein kinase STY13-like, producing the protein MESGNRFYSCDEFKLDNKWLIDAKHLFVGPRIGEGAHAKVYEGKYKNQTVAIKIVHRGETPEEIAKREARFAREVAMLSRVQHKNLVKFMGACKEPVMVIVTELLSGGTLRKYLLNMRPRCLETHVVIGFARDIARGMECLHTHGIIHRDLKPENLLLTADHKTVKLADFGLAREESVTEMMTAETGTYRWMAPELYSTVTLRQGEKKHYNHKVDAYSFAIVLWELIHNKLPFEGMSNLQAAYAAAFKNVRPSAENLPEELAIILTSCWKEDPNDRPNFSLIIEMLLNFLAAIAPPKPAIPHRIFTSENNFLAPESPGTSSLMAVRDDAVETPKATLENQPKGLFFCFNQCY; encoded by the exons ATGGAATCTGGGAATAGGTTTTATTCATGTGATGAGTTCAAATTGGATAATAAATGGTTGATTGATGCAAAACATCTTTTTGTTGGTCCAAGAATTGGAGAAGGAGCTCATGCTAAAgtttatgaaggaaa ATATAAAAACCAGACTGTTGCCATAAAAATTGTTCATAGAGGAGAAACTCCGGAGGAGATCGCGAAGAGAGAAGCTCGATTTGCAAGAGAAGTTGCAATGTTATCGAGGGTTCAACATAAGAATTTAGTGAAG TTCATGGGTGCTTGTAAGGAACCCGTAATGGTCATAGTTACTGAGCTTTTATCAGGAGGGACATTGCGAAAATACTTGCTGAACATGCGTCCGAGGTGCTTAGAAACTCATGTCGTCATCGGTTTTGCTCGTGACATTGCTCGTGGGATGGAATGCTTGCATACTCATGGGATCATACACCGTGATCTGAAACCGG AGAACTTGCTGTTGACTGCTGATCACAAAACTGTCAAACTGGCAGATTTTGGGCTAGCAAGAGAAGAGTCCGTAACAGAGATGATGACTGCAGAAACAGGAACGTATCGTTGGATGGCACCGGAG TTGTACAGTACTGTTACATTAAGACAAGGAGAAAAGAAACATTACAATCATAAAGTGGATGCCTATAGCTTTGCAATTGTGTTATGGGAGCTCATACATAATAAGTTACCATTTGAAGGCATGTCGAATCTCCAGGCAGCATATGCAGCAGCTTTTAAA AATGTGAGGCCTAGTGCCGAAAACCTCCCGGAGGAACTGGCAATCATTCTAACATCATGCTGGAAGGAGGATCCCAATGATCGACCGAATTTTAGCCTGATAATCGAAATGCTCCTTAATTTTCTTGCTGCTATTGCTCCGCCTAAACCAGCTATTCCTCATCGAATATTCACTTCTGAGAATAACTTCTTGGCGCCAGAATCACCGGGTACAAGTTCCTTGATGGCAGTACGTGATGATGCTGTGGAAACCCCCAAAGCAACATTGGAAAACCAGCCAAAAGGTTTATTCTTTTGCTTCAACCAGTGTTATTAA
- the LOC126672911 gene encoding uncharacterized protein LOC126672911 — MKTLSEHKEEDDDPYLEILKAVAQAWHGHSGTSRPTKPTNEYDAHRQNFQTKPSRFKVEAMNKKKSLSLMVLNGEGARSSTSSGDWDFKQSLLDSYEIVSMAKRLESGMVLLDDEPLSGLLDYRSRSSVRTKRKESKNSLRSLFNRLSSRRFEENDYPPRDI; from the coding sequence ATGAAGACATTATCAGAGCataaggaagaagatgatgatccCTACCTTGAAATCCTCAAAGCAGTTGCTCAAGCATGGCATGGTCATTCCGGCACTTCTAGACCAACCAAACCAACCAATGAGTACGATGCTCATCGTCAGAATTTTCAGACCAAGCCGTCAAGATTTAAGGTAGAAGCAATGAACAAGAAAAAATCATTGTCATTAATGGTTTTGAATGGGGAAGGTGCTCGCAGTAGTACTAGCAGTGGAGATTGGGATTTCAAGCAATCTTTGCTTGATTCTTATGAGATTGTTTCTATGGCTAAACGGTTAGAAAGCGGTATGGTGTTGTTAGATGATGAGCCTTTGTCGGGATTGTTAGATTATCGGAGTCGGAGCAGTGTTCGGACAAAGCGAAAAGAGAGTAAGAATAGTCTTAGAAGTTTGTTTAATCGTTTGTCATCAAGGCGATTCGAAGAGAATGATTACCCTCCAAGAGATATATAA
- the LOC126673934 gene encoding pachytene checkpoint protein 2 homolog, translating to MTTPMEMEISTINPTITDETSLICHQNGVVEVPLQPPQPQPQPTPPPPPPPSTLRNDKILVSVEVCLKPSSTARVEDIRSAVERMLEKRSLSYADGPIPVPVHDSFLSENVQRISICDTDEWTKNHDILLFWQVKPIVHVFQLSEEGPCEDLSGDGQLSSFNEWILPAKEFDGMWESLIYETGLKQRLLRYAASALLFTEKGVDPFSISWNRIVLLHGPPGTGKTSLCKALAQKLSIRFNSRFPQCQLVEVNAHSLFSKWFSESGKLVAKLFQKIQEMVEEENNLVFVLIDEVESLAAARKAAISGSEPSDSIRVVNALLTQMDKLKSSPNVIILTTSNITAAIDVAFVDRADIKAYVGPPTLQARYEILRSCMHELIRKGIISNSQDPDHLMLPDYSTLKDKMNGLAMQEEPTPINLSKQLLGAAEACEGLSGRSLRKLPFLAHAALSDPYSCDFSKFLATMIDTARRERSELLE from the exons ATGACAACTCCTATGGAAATGGAAATATCTACCATAAACCCTACTATTACTGATGAAACCTCCCTCATTTGCCACCAAAACGGTGTCGTTGAAGTGCCCCTACAGCCACCGCAACCGCAACCGCAACCaacaccaccaccacctcccCCTCCTTCCACCCTACGCAACGATAAAATTCTCGTTTCTG ttGAAGTTTGCTTAAAACCGTCGAGCACAGCTCGAGTTGAAGACATCCGATCCGCCGTTGAACG AATGCTTGAGAAAAGGAGTTTAAGCTATGCCGATGGACCTATTCCAGTGCCTGTTCATGATTCGTTTCTTTCAGAGAACGTTCAAAGAATCTCAATTTGTGACACTG ATGAATGGACAAAGAATCACGACATTCTTTTATTCTGGCAAGTCAAACCCATTGTACATGTCTTTCAG CTTAGTGAGGAAGGACCATGTGAGGATTTAAGTGGGGATGGTCAACTTTCTAGCTTCAATGAATGGATTCTTCCCGCTAAGGAATTTGATGGCATGTGGGAAAG TCTTATTTATGAAACCGGTCTCAAGCAAAGGCTATTGCGTTATGCGGCGAGTGCACTTCTCTTTACTGAGAAGGGTGTTGATCCTTTCTCTATTTCATGGAATCG CATTGTTCTTCTACATGGACCTCCAGGGACTGGTAAAACATCTTTATGCAAAGCATTGGCTCAAAAGCTATCAATCCGATTCAATTCCAG ATTTCCTCAGTGCCAATTGGTTGAAGTAAACGCTCATTCATTATTTAGCAAATGGTTCTCTGAAAGTGGCAAACTG GTTGCAAAACTCTTCCAGAAAATTCAAGAAATGGTGGAGGAAGAAAACAATCTGGTATTTGTTTTGATTG ATGAAGTGGAAAGCCTTGCTGCCGCCAGAAAAGCTGCTATATCTGGTTCTGAGCCTTCTGATTCTATTCGA GTTGTCAATGCACTGCTAACCCAGATGGACAAGCTGAAATCCTCACCGAATGTGATTATTTTGACTACCTCCAATATAACTGCTGCTATTG ATGTTGCATTTGTGGATCGAGCTGATATCAAAGCATATGTTGGTCCTCCAACTCTTCAAGCTCGTTATGAGATTCTACGATCCTGCATGCATGAACTAATACGAAAGGGAATCATATCAAATTCCCAG GACCCTGATCACCTCATGCTTCCAGATTACTCAACCTTGAAAGATAAAATGAATGGACTTGCTATGCAAGAAGAACCGACACCAATAAACTTGTCCAAACAATTGCTTGGAGCTGCAGAAGCATGTGAG GGGCTTAGTGGAAGATCATTGAGAAAACTCCCATTTTTGGCACATGCAGCTCTTTCAGACCCATATAGCTGTGATTTTAGTAAGTTCTTGGCAACAATGATTGACACAGCAAGGAGGGAGCGGTCTGAGCTACTTGAGTGA